A window from Fundidesulfovibrio magnetotacticus encodes these proteins:
- a CDS encoding integrase core domain-containing protein yields MTTTMALSEGNASIFFAIDHCSLELVGIHAVKRGTRLEALEPIRQGVRRNFGALGKDVAAGLTLPHDHGSQSISEDFQRELAFLGIKDSPSYVREPQGNGIAERFVLILKENLLWVRAFQTVEDLRQGLQAFKETYNTRWRVGRHGYRTPEQHREKLLSALGRAA; encoded by the coding sequence ATGACCACGACCATGGCCCTCTCGGAAGGCAACGCCTCGATCTTTTTCGCTATCGACCACTGCTCGCTGGAACTGGTGGGCATCCATGCCGTCAAGCGCGGGACCAGGCTCGAAGCTTTGGAGCCGATCCGGCAAGGTGTGCGCCGTAATTTCGGCGCGCTCGGCAAGGATGTGGCGGCCGGGCTGACCCTGCCCCATGACCATGGCAGCCAGTCCATCTCGGAGGACTTCCAGCGGGAGCTCGCCTTCCTCGGCATCAAGGACTCGCCCTCCTACGTGCGCGAGCCCCAAGGCAACGGCATCGCCGAACGTTTCGTGCTAATCCTCAAGGAAAATCTGCTCTGGGTGCGGGCCTTCCAGACCGTCGAGGACCTGCGCCAAGGCCTCCAGGCCTTCAAGGAAACATACAACACCCGCTGGAGGGTCGGACGGCACGGCTACAGGACGCCCGAGCAGCACAGGGAGAAACTCCTTTCAGCTCTTGGCAGGGCGGCTTAA
- a CDS encoding sensor histidine kinase, giving the protein MKETSGTQFAPGARLTIQAVKEEHSELSKHLCSKYFDFFPLPLMVVNSHRQIVFSNQAFLKAFGVDNLDNFLAKRPGEAMGCIYSTTGENGCGTSAHCRECGAVRALMESILGNVNAEHDCQLLLKSGTDTSAKDLRVFVSPWEAGDDTYYVVTLMDVEDEKRRRVLERIFFHDILNSASGSSGLIDMLLDEAPEEMKETIGVVRSSLFGMIEEIQKQKQLLSMERNEFTVTAITLQGLEIVKSISLEFHSHPKTIGKQICVDNSSVNVAVHTDLALLRRVIVNMLMNALEATPRGGTVTLGLRKEDGKAVFWVKNRTVMPESVKLQIFKRSFSTKGHDRGLGTYSIKLLTEKYLGGEVGFSSEESDGTIFWVKLNQAEPIPD; this is encoded by the coding sequence GTGAAAGAAACGAGTGGGACTCAATTCGCCCCTGGAGCGCGATTAACGATTCAGGCTGTCAAGGAAGAGCACTCTGAGCTTTCTAAGCATCTCTGTTCAAAATACTTCGACTTTTTTCCTTTGCCCTTAATGGTAGTGAATTCACATCGCCAAATTGTGTTCAGCAACCAAGCCTTTTTAAAAGCTTTTGGTGTTGATAATCTCGACAACTTTCTGGCGAAACGTCCTGGTGAGGCCATGGGGTGTATTTATTCAACAACAGGGGAGAATGGCTGCGGGACTTCTGCCCACTGCCGTGAGTGCGGAGCTGTTCGTGCGCTCATGGAGAGCATACTTGGAAATGTCAACGCAGAACACGATTGCCAACTCCTCCTAAAGAGCGGCACTGATACCAGCGCGAAGGATTTACGTGTGTTTGTTTCGCCATGGGAAGCAGGTGATGATACATATTACGTCGTCACTCTCATGGACGTCGAAGATGAAAAGCGTAGACGTGTACTGGAGCGGATTTTCTTTCATGATATACTGAATTCAGCAAGTGGCTCAAGTGGCTTAATTGATATGCTTCTTGACGAAGCTCCTGAAGAGATGAAGGAAACCATTGGCGTTGTTAGGTCTTCACTGTTTGGAATGATCGAAGAAATTCAAAAGCAAAAGCAACTATTGTCTATGGAGCGCAACGAGTTTACTGTCACTGCGATAACGTTGCAGGGATTGGAGATTGTAAAATCGATTTCTTTGGAGTTTCACTCTCATCCTAAGACGATTGGTAAGCAGATTTGCGTTGACAATAGCAGTGTAAATGTAGCGGTGCATACAGATTTAGCACTTCTTCGCAGAGTGATAGTCAACATGCTCATGAACGCCCTTGAGGCCACGCCTAGAGGGGGAACCGTCACTCTGGGGTTGAGGAAAGAAGACGGTAAGGCTGTTTTCTGGGTCAAGAACAGAACGGTTATGCCTGAATCGGTCAAACTCCAGATTTTCAAAAGATCATTCTCAACCAAGGGACATGATCGAGGTTTGGGGACCTACTCAATCAAGCTCCTCACAGAGAAATACCTTGGAGGAGAAGTCGGTTTCTCTTCTGAAGAATCCGATGGTACGATCTTCTGGGTGAAACTCAATCAGGCGGAACCAATCCCGGATTGA
- a CDS encoding HAMP domain-containing methyl-accepting chemotaxis protein, whose amino-acid sequence MKNLKLGVKIGLGFGILILIAGLLGGMAMVNMLSVGRQAERLAQEVAPEVSVATEVERSSLQTMFAMRGFVYTGDEAFWKETQKELVDVDKALQQARELARKYPNLVKLKENADKASTKVAEWKKLAEQSYALEHAMDANRKTMDESAQVFMKNCVMYLESQQKALFELLGNPTAESAKIKDRADKINIINDVIDAGNAVRVANFKGQAHRDLKIIQDGLKNFEIIAAKEQQLRAITRLEANIRQLNDIRKAGEAYKEAMLAYVKNSLASEEATKTRNLVAEDVLKAASDTSSYGVKLTEQLTDEASKSLSASSTIMAVGLVIALIMGVAVAFFITKGITGPVIQGVTFAQKMSEGDMTLDLQVNQKDEIGMLADALREMTRRLNEVMGEVVEGANNVASGAQELSATSESLSQGASEQAASVEEVSSSMEEMTSNIQQNADNSVQTESMAMKAARDAEEGGRAVSQTVGAMKQIAEKISIIEEIARQTNLLALNAAIEAARAGEHGKGFAVVAAEVRKLAERSGHAAAEISSLSTESVAVAEKAGNMLSAIVPDIKKTAELVQEIAAGSREQSAGADQINKAIQQLDQVIQQNASASEEMASTSEELSSQAEQLLSTVSFFKLKGSHHGSRPAAPKALPHGTSSVGRPRPAARKGAKPGKGVSIDLGAADHDNDFEKF is encoded by the coding sequence ATGAAAAACTTGAAACTCGGGGTGAAGATCGGCCTTGGTTTCGGCATTCTCATTCTTATCGCAGGCCTCCTTGGCGGGATGGCCATGGTGAACATGCTCTCCGTGGGGAGGCAGGCAGAACGCCTGGCCCAGGAGGTCGCGCCCGAAGTGTCCGTTGCCACCGAAGTCGAGCGCTCCTCGCTGCAGACCATGTTCGCCATGCGAGGCTTCGTCTACACGGGCGATGAAGCCTTCTGGAAGGAGACCCAGAAGGAACTTGTCGACGTGGACAAGGCGCTCCAGCAGGCCAGGGAGCTTGCCCGGAAGTACCCGAACCTGGTCAAGCTCAAGGAGAACGCGGACAAGGCCAGCACCAAGGTCGCTGAATGGAAGAAGCTGGCGGAGCAGTCCTACGCCCTGGAGCATGCCATGGACGCCAACCGCAAGACCATGGACGAGAGTGCCCAGGTGTTCATGAAGAATTGCGTGATGTATCTGGAGTCCCAGCAGAAGGCGCTCTTCGAGCTCCTGGGGAACCCGACGGCGGAATCCGCAAAGATCAAGGACCGCGCCGACAAGATCAACATCATCAACGACGTCATAGACGCTGGCAATGCCGTACGGGTGGCCAACTTCAAGGGGCAGGCCCACCGCGACCTGAAGATCATCCAGGATGGGCTGAAGAACTTCGAAATCATCGCCGCCAAGGAGCAGCAACTCAGGGCCATCACCCGCTTGGAGGCGAACATCCGCCAGCTGAACGACATCCGCAAGGCCGGCGAGGCCTACAAGGAGGCGATGCTGGCTTACGTGAAGAACTCGCTCGCCAGCGAGGAGGCCACCAAGACGCGCAACCTGGTGGCGGAGGACGTGCTGAAGGCCGCGTCGGACACCTCCTCCTACGGCGTGAAGCTGACCGAACAGCTCACGGACGAGGCCTCCAAAAGCCTGTCCGCCTCTTCCACCATCATGGCCGTGGGGCTTGTTATCGCGCTGATCATGGGCGTGGCCGTGGCCTTCTTCATCACCAAGGGGATCACCGGCCCCGTGATCCAGGGCGTCACCTTCGCCCAGAAGATGAGCGAAGGCGACATGACCCTGGACCTTCAGGTGAACCAGAAAGACGAGATCGGCATGCTGGCCGACGCCCTTCGCGAGATGACCAGACGCTTGAACGAAGTGATGGGCGAAGTGGTGGAGGGGGCCAACAACGTGGCCTCGGGGGCGCAGGAGCTCTCGGCCACCTCCGAATCCCTCTCCCAGGGCGCCAGCGAACAGGCTGCCAGCGTGGAAGAAGTCTCCTCCTCCATGGAGGAGATGACCTCCAACATCCAGCAGAACGCCGACAACTCCGTGCAGACCGAATCCATGGCCATGAAGGCCGCCAGGGACGCCGAAGAGGGCGGGCGCGCCGTGTCCCAGACCGTGGGCGCCATGAAGCAGATCGCCGAGAAGATCTCCATCATCGAGGAAATCGCCCGCCAGACCAACCTGCTCGCCTTGAACGCGGCCATCGAGGCTGCCCGGGCGGGTGAACACGGCAAGGGATTCGCGGTCGTGGCGGCCGAAGTGCGCAAGCTTGCCGAACGCTCCGGGCACGCGGCCGCCGAAATCTCGTCTTTGTCCACCGAATCGGTGGCCGTGGCCGAGAAGGCGGGGAACATGCTCTCCGCCATTGTGCCCGACATCAAGAAAACCGCCGAACTGGTGCAGGAGATCGCCGCCGGTTCGCGCGAGCAGAGCGCGGGCGCGGACCAGATCAACAAGGCCATCCAGCAGCTCGACCAGGTTATCCAGCAAAACGCTTCCGCTTCGGAGGAAATGGCCTCCACCTCCGAGGAACTTTCCAGCCAGGCCGAGCAGTTGCTTTCCACCGTGAGCTTCTTCAAGCTCAAGGGCTCCCACCACGGCTCGAGGCCCGCGGCTCCCAAGGCCCTCCCCCACGGCACGTCCTCCGTCGGCCGCCCCCGCCCGGCGGCCAGGAAAGGGGCAAAGCCCGGGAAGGGCGTTTCCATCGACCTGGGGGCGGCCGATCATGACAACGATTTCGAGAAATTCTAG
- a CDS encoding bacteriohemerythrin has product MPLNTPENLWKPEYLLDVGSMDEQHKHFFKILDVLSRVIGEAGRDIIKNAHLYSIVWEVRRYSQKHFHDEETLLQKYGYQGFSDQCSEHDKFLRYILEYINDKMKVYELVPGDAISDLNLGLMQELLEYTQQWWADHILKKDALYVDLIKSNKRVKPI; this is encoded by the coding sequence ATGCCACTCAATACTCCAGAAAATCTATGGAAACCAGAATATCTTCTTGATGTTGGAAGTATGGATGAGCAGCATAAACATTTTTTCAAAATCCTTGATGTGTTGTCCAGAGTCATTGGCGAGGCGGGGCGAGATATAATAAAGAATGCTCATTTATACTCTATCGTATGGGAAGTAAGAAGGTATTCCCAAAAACACTTCCATGACGAAGAAACACTACTCCAAAAGTATGGGTACCAAGGGTTCTCTGACCAGTGTTCCGAACATGACAAGTTTCTACGATATATTCTTGAATACATTAACGATAAGATGAAAGTATACGAACTCGTTCCTGGTGATGCGATATCAGATTTGAACCTTGGACTTATGCAGGAGCTGCTTGAGTATACTCAGCAGTGGTGGGCTGATCATATATTGAAGAAGGATGCACTGTATGTAGACTTAATCAAGAGTAATAAAAGAGTTAAGCCTATTTGA
- a CDS encoding chemotaxis protein CheW has protein sequence MSENTNQYLTFTLGEEVFALDIASVREVLEYTTITKVPRTPEAVRGVINLRGRAVPVVDVRLKFGMPETRRTVNTCIIIVEVRMDGQETVLGALADSVKEVMDIEPKDIEPAPRMGTSVHADFIQGIGKHGDDFIIILDIDKVFTEDELQVRDVAGEDSQSAA, from the coding sequence GTGAGCGAGAACACGAACCAATACCTGACCTTCACCCTGGGTGAAGAGGTGTTCGCCCTGGACATAGCCTCGGTGCGCGAGGTGCTGGAATATACGACCATCACCAAGGTCCCGCGCACGCCGGAAGCCGTGCGCGGGGTGATCAACCTGCGCGGCCGGGCCGTACCCGTGGTTGACGTGCGCCTGAAGTTCGGCATGCCCGAGACCAGGCGCACCGTGAACACCTGCATCATCATCGTCGAGGTGCGCATGGACGGCCAGGAGACGGTCCTGGGCGCACTTGCCGATTCGGTCAAGGAAGTCATGGATATCGAACCCAAGGACATCGAGCCCGCGCCCAGGATGGGAACCTCCGTCCATGCCGACTTCATCCAGGGCATCGGCAAGCATGGTGACGACTTCATCATCATCCTGGACATCGACAAGGTGTTCACCGAGGACGAGTTGCAGGTGCGTGACGTCGCGGGGGAGGACTCCCAGAGCGCGGCGTGA